Proteins from a single region of Corylus avellana chromosome ca11, CavTom2PMs-1.0:
- the LOC132165662 gene encoding auxin-induced protein AUX28-like produces the protein MEVGTKKEKMGFEETELRLGLPGNGATTTTTTTTHEAAEVARKRGFSETQTSAVDLKLNLSSKLEQKPNTNHLLTAAAADPAKPPAKAQVVGWPPVRSFRKNMLAVQKGGRPDDEESEKGSSTGNAAFVKVSMDGAPYLRKVDLKMYKSYHELSDALGKMFSSFTIGN, from the exons ATGGAAGTTgggacaaagaaggagaagatggGGTTCGAGGAGACCGAGCTCAGGCTAGGCTTGCCAGGAAATGGAGcaactactactactactactactactcaTGAAGCTGCTGAGGTGGCAAGGAAGAGAGGCTTCTCTGAGACTCAGACTAGTGCTGTGGATTTGAAGCTCAATCTTTCTTCCAAGCTGGAACAGAAGCCCAACACCAACCACCTTCTCACCGCTGCTGCTGCTGATCCAGCCAAGCCTCCGGCTAA GGCACAAGTTGTGGGTTGGCCCCCCGTCCGATCATTCCGAAAGAATATGTTAGCTGTCCAAAAGGGCGGCCGCCCTGATGATGAGGAGAGTGAGAAGGGTAGTAGTACTGGGAACGCAGCGTTTGTGAAGGTTAGCATGGATGGTGCACCATATCTTCGTAAAGTTGACCTAAAGATGTACAAGAGTTACCATGAGCTCTCCGATGCCTTGGGCAAAATGTTCAGTTCCTTCACTATTGGTAATTAG
- the LOC132165780 gene encoding bidirectional sugar transporter SWEET4-like translates to MVSTEAARMTVGVLGNIVALFLFLSPVPTFVQIWKKGSVEHYSPAPYLATLVNCMVWTFYSLPMVHPNSTLVLTINGAGIAIELTYLIIFFIFSDRKKRLKFLLGLLIELIFISVLTSLVLTLTHSHKERSLIVGIIGILFGVMMYASPLVVMVSRSTIY, encoded by the exons ATGGTTTCTACAGAAGCTGCTCGAATGACTGTTGGTGTTCTAG GAAACATTGTCGCACTTTTCTTGTTCTTGTCCCCAGT GCCAACTTTTGTTCAAATATGGAAGAAAGGGTCAGTGGAGCATTACTCACCAGCACCATACCTTGCAACCCTAGTGAACTGCATGGTCTGGACCTTCTACAGCCTGCCCATGGTGCACCCGAACAGCACCTTGGTGCTGACCATCAACGGCGCCGGGATTGCCATCGAGCTTAcgtacttaattattttctttatcttctcTGACAGGAAAAAGAGGCTCAAATTTTTGCTGGGGCTGCTGATTGAACTCATATTCATCAGCGTTCTCACATCTTTGGTTTTAACCCTAACCCATTCACATAAGGAGCGGTCTTTGATTGTAGGCATCATAGGCATTTTGTTCGGCGTCATGATGTATGCTTCACCATTGGTTGTCATGGTTAGTCGATCTACTATATATTAG